From the Leptospira inadai serovar Lyme str. 10 genome, the window TTCCTCTGCGGAAGGCGAATCGTTAAGGGAACTGGTATTAGATCAATCACGAGAGCTTATTCCCGACGGAGAACCTAGATTCCGAAAAATTCCCGGAACGGAAGAAAAATATTATTATTCCTTAATTCAAAAATCTCCCGGAAAAACTCAGGCCAAAGAAACGGGAATTCCGTATAAGGATTACCTCGCGTTCGAAACAAAACTTTTGGCCAAACCTTTGCTCGCCTTTCTACTCTGTCTTTTTCTATTCGGAATCGGAATCCATGCGTTTCTGTCGTTTATCATATTCCATCCGTTGGAAAGATTATATTCAGGATTGGAACTAGCGACCGAAGGCGATCTAGAACGGGAACTTCGTGCGGAGGCCTGGGACGAAATCGGAAGCCTAGCTGACCAGTTCAATCGAATGATTCAATCGATTCGTTCCACACCCGTAAACGGCGTTGGAATCTCCGGCCATCACTCCGACGTCAAAATCGGCTCTTGGAAGGAAAGTTTGCAGAGAATTAAACTAGCCCGTTCTCCGAAAGAGTTGGGACAAATTCTTTCGGAGCTAGAGAGCTTACCTTCTTCGGATCAGAACCGTTCCAAACTTATTTTGAAAGCCGCGCTGAAAGCAAAGGATTACCAACGGGCTTACTTGGCTGCGGAGGAGATCCGCACCTTAGGAACGAACGATTCGGAAGTCGTTTTTTTAACTTCCTATTGTTTAAAAAAACTCGGAAATCGAAAGGAAGCTATCCGCTTGGCGGAGAAAGTACGTTCGGAGAATCCGAGACATTCTCAAAATCGGCTTCATCTTGCCGAACTATATTTCTTAGAAGGACGCTTAGCCGAAGCTCAGGATATCGCCGTGGAAATTCAAACGGACGAAGGAGTTTCTCCCACGCTTACAAAACTCATGAATGCGATAGAAAAAAAAGGGAGCTGAATCCAATCTGGGTTAAATGGAAGGAATCATTCGCAGAATATCGGGCAGATTTCAAACTTCAAGCGGTTCCTTTGAGGCCGTCCTGGAAATAGATCCGAATACTGGGCTTATTTCCGCGATTCATCGGGATTCTCTCCTTCGATCGCCGGAGCAAGGGGATTTATCCTTCGATCCCGATCAGTCCGTGATCTTTTCCGGATTCGGGGACATTCATGTTCACGCTCGAGAAGACGAAACAAAAAAGCATATTTACAAAGAGGATTTTCACTCTGCCGGATTGGCTGCGATCAACGGAGGCGTAATACATATCGCCGATATGCCCAATAATCCGAGCCCGCCGGTTAACGATGAAACCTATCTGCGAAAGCAAGAATTAGCGGATCGATCTCCGATTCGGATCACCCTCTATGCAGGGATCGGGCCGAAAACCAAACCCTTAACATTACATGTTCCTTATAAAGCTTTTATGGGTCCGTCCGTAGGGGAATTATTCTTTCATTCCAACGAACAGTTGGAAGATACGATAAGGCAATATGAAGGAAAAAACGTTAGTTTTCATTGCGAAGATCCCGAAGTTTTGGAAAAAAAACAAGGTGAATTCCTGCATGAGGATCGAAGACCACCGGAAGCCGAGACTTTGGCCACCGATTTCGCTCTTTACCTGATCGAAAAATATAAACTGAAAGGTAAGCTCTGTCATTATTCCACTGGGGAAGGATTGCAGAGAATAATCAATGCTAAGCGAAGAGGAATTTCGGTAACTTGCGAAGTAACTCCGACCCATCTCTATTTCGATCGAACCATGCTTACGGATGAGAATCGACATTGGTTTCAAATGAATCCCCCCTTACGCGGGCCCGAAGATAAAACCGCGCTTCTCCAAGGTATTCGAGACGGTTGGATCGATTATCTAGCCACGGACCATGCCCCCCATTCCGTAGAAGAAAAAAAAAGGGGAACATCAGGAATCTCTCAACTGGACACCTACGCTCTCTTCGTTACGTGGCTCCATCGTGAGGGACAAATATCGTTGGAAAAAATCGCCGCAATTTGCTCGGAAAATCCCGGAGAATTCGTGAACGAATTTCTTCCGAAAGAATACGGTAAAGGATTCGGAAAATTGGAACCGGGATACTGTGCGAGTTTTACCGTCCTGAATTTTCATAAACCTACAACCTTCCGGAAAGAGGATATCAAAAGCAAAAGCGGATGGTCTCCTTTCGAAAATGTCACGTTTCCCGGAAGTATTCTCGCAGTTATCCATCGAGGACTCAGAGTTAAATAAATCGGCTCGAACCTTTCCTTTCCGATCCTTGGCAATCGACAAAGAGTGTTCACCGGATTTGGAATCCGGCCAAAATCCGGAACACTATATCCCGATTCCGAATCTAAGAAAATACCACTCGATATTCCCCGGTCGGTTTACTCCGAAAAACCGTTTCGTAAACCGTCGCGAATCCGTAATCCAACATTTGAATCCTGTCTAAACATCAGAGCTTGCTTTGGAGCTAAATGAATCGATGGAAATGCACTTAAAGGAAAAAATCGCGTTGATCACCGGATCGACTGTAGGAATCGGATCGGCGATCACTATACAATTGTTAAACGAAGGTACGACCGTCTTCATAAACGGTAGGACGAAGAATTTTGTGGACAAAGTGCCGGTATCGATAAGGAAAGTTCTGCCGAATTCAAAAGTGGACGGCGCCGCATTACGAGGGGACTTCGGGGTCGTGAAGTCGACATTTTAATGCTGAAACTAAGCGTCTTAGATCAATCTCCGATACGAAAGGGTGGCACCGCAAAGCAAGCGATCCGGGAAACGATCGAGCTGATACGCTTCGTGGATCGTTTAGGATATCATCGTTTTTGGGTATCAGAACATCATAATATACTAGGGTTAGCCGGATCAAGCCCTGAAGTATTAATCGCACATTTAGCCGGCGAAACGAATAGAATTCGAGTCGGTTCGGGAGGAGTCATGCTTCCGAATCATAGTTCTCTTAAAGTCGCGGAAAATTTTAGAATGTTGGAGACCCTTTTTCCGGGAAGAATCGACTTGGGCGTAGGACGAGCGCCCGGGGGAGACCGATTAACCGCTGCAATTCTGAATCCGGGAAACAGTTTTATCCAAAACGATTTTGTACAACAACTTATAGATCTGAAACATTTCCTTACCGACACGATAGAGCCTGATTCCATACAGGCGAAAGTGAGGGCGATCCCGATTGCGGAAACCGTCCCCGAGTTATGGATCTTAACGTCCAGCGGAGAAAGCGGCCTTTTAGCGGCTCATTTTGGAATGGCATTGTCCTTTGCTCATTTCATCAATCCGAACGGAGGGCGGCAGGCGATGCATGCCTACCGAGAAAAATTTCAGCAATCGGAAGCTCTAAAGAATCCGAAAGGAAGCGTGGGGATTTTCGTGCTTTGTTCGGATACCGAAGAAAAAGCCAACGAACTTCGTGCGGTTATGGATCGACAACTACTGAATATCGAGAAAGGAATCAGCGAAGGGATCGTTTCTTACGATGAAATAAAATCCCAAAGATACGCGGACGCCGAGGAATATCGTATTGCCTATAACCGAGGGCGAATGGTAACCGGAACACCCGATCAAGTTAAAGTAAAGCTCTTGCAATTAGCTAAAGAATACCAAGTCGACGAAATCGTAGTCACTACGATTACCCATGATTTCGGCGACCGGCTGCGATCCTATCAACTCTTAGCGGAGGCATTCGAACTAGAAAAATGATTCTTAGGGCCGGAATGAAATTTTAGAAAAGGAATCAAACCGCCGATCCAATCGAGAATCCATCAATTTGGATCGGCTCTTTCTCTTTCCTGCTTATAACAGGTTTCCGGATTTAAACCTCCGGATTTTCTAACACTAGAGCGATTCCTTGACCGCCCCCGATGCATAAGGAAGCCACGCCGTATTTAGCTTTGCGACGTCTCAACTCGTAAGCGAGAGTAATCGTAACCCGCGCTCCACTAGCTCCCAACGGGTGACCAATAGCGACCGCACCCCCATTGACATTCGTAATATCCGGATTCAACCCCAGTTCTTTTTGAACGGCAAGGTACTGTGCCGCAAAGGCCTCGTTTACCTCGACTAAACTCATATCCGAAAGCTTTAATCCCGCTTTTTTGAGTGCGGCAGGAATTGCAATGGCCGGCCCGATACCCATTTTGGCCGGATCACAACCTGCATGTCCGTATCCGCGAATAATGGCCAACGGTTTCCTGCCGATTCGCTTAGCATAGGAAGCCGACGTAACGATCGTCGCGGCGGCGCCGTCATTTAAACCCGAGGCATTTCCGGCAGTAACGGTTCCACCGTCCCTGAATGCCGGCTTTAGACCGCCAAGTTTCTCGATCGAAGCAGCGCCTTTAATGAATTCATCCTTTTCCAAGGTAATCGGTTTTTTCCCGCCGACGGTAACGGATATGATCTCTTCCTTCAGTCGACCTTCCAAGGTCGCTTTCTCCGCCCTCGATTGGGAAATTCCCGCCCAGTCGTCTTGCTCTTTACGACTGATTTTGTACTGGTCCGCAAGATTTTCCGCCGTGGCTCCCATAATCAATCCTACATATTGATCCGTTAGTCCTTGTTCGAGACTGTCTTCGAACTCGGAGGAACCGTAACGGACGCCCCAACGCGCATTACGAACGACGTACGGCGCGTTGCTCATAGACTCGGAACCGCCTGCAAGAACCGCCTCCGCATCACCTAAGTAAATCTTCTTTGCCGCTTGAATAATCGCCTCCATTCCGGAACCGCAAAGGCGATTTAGAGTAAGGGCGGGAACGCTTAACGGTAAACCGGTTTTTAATCCGATATGCCTTGCCAGGTAGATGGCCTCTTTTCCGGTAGGTATAACGTTTCCGAAAATCGATTCGGCGATGTCTTCGGGATTTATTTTAGTTCTTTCTAAAAGAGTCTTCGATACATGAACGCCCAAGTCCACCGCACTAATATCTTTTAAGGTCCCCCCAAAATTACCGAAAGGAGTCCTGATCCCGTCTAAAATAACCGCTTCTTCCATTTACTTCGTTCCTCCAATAAATATTATATTTTTATGATTCTTCAACTTAGTTTATTCGCGACGGGAAATTCCAGATCGAACGGATCGATTCCCACCCCGGTCTTGAATCCGCCTCCGTTTAAAAAATTCGGGAAGAAGCTATCATCCACCCAAAAACTTTCCAATCGAGCGAGTTTCCCTTTCCCCTTTCCGATAAAGGCAGTTTCTAAATATTCACCCTCGCCCTTTTTTTGTAAGAAAGAAATATCCAACGGCGAGGTGTTCACCGGAAAATTAAAACCTAAAGTTTTAACCATCGCTCTTAAAAAAATTTTTCCATTCCGAGAAATTTCAATTTTCGTAATAGATCCTTCTTTTTGCCAAAGGAAATCCGCACGTTCTTTCGGAATCGCCCAATTGCGAATCCCTCCTTCCGACGCATCCTGACTCGATACGAAAATCCGCGTGATTCGCTTATAGTTTCGATTTTTATATTCGAAATTACCCGGAATATAAAGGATCTCGCAATAAGGTCCCACGTCCGACGACTCGTAATTCGCGAATATAAGCGAGCCAAGACCACCACGGTAGCTCTTGCGATCTTCTTCGTCGAAAAAGCCTCTGTCTACGTTATAGGACCGATTGGCCAATAGCGGAAAGATAAATCCTTTTCCGTTGAGATGCCAAGGTGCCGAAAACCGTTTTTTAGTCGGGGTACTCGCTACTGCCTTTTTGGCTTGGGAAGCCACAGTACCGCCTTTGGAACGCGCGGAAGAGGTTTCGGATGCCTTCTTTTTAGGTTTTGTTGGGCTTTTTTCCTTTATTTTCATCCGGTTATCCGTTTCTTTTTTATGAACCCATCCTCCGAAAAACCCCGAATTTGGAAAGGAAACTCTTGAATGTTCTGCCTATTTTCAGGATAACTGGAATAGAACAGAACATTATCGGAGGACAATCGTCCTCTAGACTCTGTCCGGAAGGCAGTCCATGACCCTAGTAGCTACTCGCCCGAAACGGCGTACCAGAAACAGCCTTAATAAGCAGACCATCGTGCAAGCTGCGATGGAAATTCTTACCGAAGATGGGATCGACGGATTATCCATGCGAAGAATCGCTGAGAAATTAGATTGCAGCGTTGCGAGTCCTTACTCACATTTTAAAAGCCAGCAGGATATCATCAAGATTTTAATCTCCCAGGGTGAAGCCCAGCTTACGGAAACTTTGAGAGAAGCGAAATTACAGGGTAAAAACGCGTATGAGAAATTAACTCGAATTGCGCGCACTTACTATGAATTTTCCGGAAATAACCAAGAGCTTCACAAAGTCATGTTCAATACCGTTCACGGTCACATGCATCGTAAAGCATTTCCGAAATTGCCCACGAGTTATCGGGTATTTCTCGAAACGATCCGAGAGGGTTGTCGTTCAGGCGAATTTATCATCACCGAAGAGGAATATCCTTCGCTGGCTCGAACAATGTATTCCTGGATGTACGGTATAATCGTTTTAGATATGACCGGTATGCTTAAGAAGCGCGGTATGGGTGACCCTCTGGATGAAGGATTTTTATTCTTCCGCAAAATTCTTTTAGGCGACGAGATATAATTCGTTCCGAAAAAATTTGACGATTTAAAGTTCTTTTGGATCTTATTTTTAGATCTCTAAATATCCGTTTCGAAAAATAACTGAAATGAAAAAGAAAGTATTTCTATTCGCTTCCGTCCTAGTACTGTTGGCGCTTGCTTCAGCCCCATATCTTAGATCCGTAGAAACGGAAGAATTAACTTCCGAAATCAGAAGTAAAGTGGAAGGAAAGTTCGTGCGCCTCTCTAAGGGGCTGACTCATTATCGGATTTCCGGTTCGGAAAACGGTAAATTGGTAGTTTTAGTTCACGGATTTACAACGCCGTATTTTATTTGGGACTCGACGACGGACGCGTTGGAACGGGCCGGTTACAGGGTTCTTCGATTCGATCTATACGGGAGAGGTTACTCGGATCGACCGAACACAATCTACGATATTCCACTGTTTCAAACCCAGTTAGAGGAACTCCTATCCGCATTAAAGATTTCCGATCCGTTCGATATAATCGGTCTTTCTATGGGAGGACCCATTTGCGCGAGTTTCGTGAGTAAAAATTCCGAGCGTGTTAGAAAAGTCGTACTAATAGATCCTTTCTCCGAAAAGGCGAAAATTTTTCCCTTAAACCTCCGTGGGATCGGGGAATACGTATCCGCTTCGATTTTCATCCCCGCCCTACCCGAACGTTTAACCGGAGATTTTTTCAACCCCGAAAGAATTCCCGAAGGCTGGAAAAAGAAGTATCAGGAACAAATGAAATTCAAAGGTTTCGGGTCCGCAATCCTATCCACGCTTAGGAATCTTCTTTCTATCGACCCGAAACCCGTTTATGAACGTTTGGCCGAAACAAAAAAACCGGTATTGTTGATTTGGGGGGAAGAAGATCGAACGACTCCTCTTGCCACCGGTTCTTACGTGAAAGAGCTACTAAAACCCACTTTCTTATTAGTGCCTAAATCAGGTCATCTTCCGCATATCGAGCGTCCGGAAATCGTTTTTCCGGAATTGATAAGCTTTCTTTCAAAGTAAGAAATAAATTACGCTTTTCTGGGTAGAGAGATGCGTTTCCAATCGAGTTATTCGAAAAATTTAGTTCTTAGCTTAATACTTAGCTAAGGTAGAATCGACATCATCGGAATATCTCAGAATCCCGCCTTCCAGATTAAAAACCTTTGCATAGCCTGCCGATTTCAAAAACGCGCAGGCACTTCCGGACCGTCCGCCCGATCGGCAATACACAATGATATCTTTCCCGGATTGCTTCCATGGTTCTAGCTCCGCTATATGAGCCGGGAGATCGGTTACCGGAATCAATAAATCCGTTCCTTCGATCAGGCATATTTCCTGTTCGTTCGGATTACGCACATCCAAAAGATAAAAATCATCGTCTCCCGATTTGCGGGCATCTAGTCTTGTTTTCAGCTCTTTTGGAATCATTGCATTTGCTCCTAAATTCGAAAAAGATTATGCGATTGCGGAAAGCTCTTCCAATTCCAATTGCAAGCTTTCCCATTGTTCGGTTAAACGACCGATTTCGAGTTTCGTTTGATTATAAGTGTCTAATTCCAATTGGTAACTACGATTTTTATAAAATTGAGGATCGGCTAATAGTTCCTCGGAATTAGATTTATTTTTTTCTAATAAAGCTATTTTTGATTCGATTTGTTCGATTTCTTTCTGAATTTTTTTAACCCGATTTTTATCCGCGTTTCTCTGCGAGCGGGTTTTATCCTTCGATTCGTTCGATAGCGAAGATTCTTGCGGTTTGTTGATCCCGCCCTCCGACTGTAAGTCTTCGGGCGGGAATCTGAGATAATCCGCAAAACTAGTATTCAGATCCCGAATTTTACCGCCCGAAACGGAAATCGTACGGTTGCAGAGATCTTTTAAAAATTCGGGGTCATGCGAGATTACGAGCACTGCGCCTGGATAAGCCTGCAAGGCTCGCTTCAAGTTATCTCTAACGACCAAATCCAAATGATTCGTCGGCTCGTCCAAAAAGAGACAATTAGATCCGAACTTTACCAGCAAGGCTAATCTCAGTCGACTCTGTTCACCCCCGGAAAGTAAGCCGACTTTCTTATAAACCCGATCGTCCGAAAAAGAAAAATACCCTAATAGACTTCTAGCCTCTACTTCGGACATATCCGGATAGACGGAAAGGACGGTTTCCAAAAGCGATTTATCCGGATCCAAATCCTCATGATGGTTTTGGGAAAAATATCCGATTTTGGTCTTTGGGCCAAAGGTTATGGTGCCGTCGGATAATTTATGAATCCCTAATATGCATCTCAAAAAAGTGGATTTCCCGGCGCCATTCGGTCCGATAACCGCGATCTTATCCCCGGTGGATACGTGCAGCTCGGCTCCCTCGAAAATATAGGGCCTCTTACCGTCGTAAGAAAAATCGGCATCCTCGACTCGAAATGCCATGTTGCCGCAAGGAATATAATTGAAAGTATAATCCGTTTTCGAATTCCAAAAGGAATCTTCGGGAGCTTCCACCTTCTCCCTTTTTTCAAGCTTCTTAATAACGCTTTGAACCGCCCTTGCCTTGGTGGCTTTCGCACGAAACCTTTCGACCCATTCGGTTCTTTTTTTTAGATAAGCTTCTTCTTTTTGGAATTGCACGCGGAGCTTTTCTAAAAGTTCGTTTTTATGCTCGAAGTAATCTTCCAAAGTCCCCTTAAATTCGAGCACACCCGAAGGATTTAACTCCGCAATCGTATCCGTGGTCGCGTTTAAAAATTCGGGATCGTGGGTAACCAGAACGAAGGATCGATTCGTGGTTCTAAGATATTCTCCCAGCCATTCCTTGGACGCATGATCCAAATGGTTCGTCGGTTCGTCCAAAAGAAGAAGGTTTCCGGGGTTTAGAATCGCGATCGCCAATCCGAGTCTATGTTGATAGCCGGGAGAGAACTCTCGCACCTTGCGTTCCATTTGTTCGTTAGAAAAGCCTAATCCACCTATGATTTTGCGGGCCCTAGCTTCCAACTCATGAACCCCGTACGTAAATGCGTATTCTTCCAGGGAGCTTTGCTCTTCTAATAGATTATTAAATTCGGGAGAGTCATGATCCGTAGAGTCCATACGGGAATGAATATCGCGGGAACGGATTACATATTCGTTATAATGTTTATGGCGCGTTAACGCCGTTTCGATGACGGATACTTCGAAATCGAAATCCGGGATTTGCTGGAAAAGGGAAATTTCGGTATGCTTGGATCTGCTTACGATTCCTTCTTCGGGAATAAGATCGCCTTCCGCCATACGGAACAAAGTGGATTTTCCGGAACCGTTCGGTCCGACAAGAGCGACCTTGGAACCGGGTTTAATATGCCAGGAAAATTTATCAAAGAGGGTAGAACTACCGAACCTGTGCTTGATATCTATAAACTGTAGCATGGTTCTTACGTAAGGCAGGGAGGAGAAGGCTTCCGTCTTTTAGACGGAAGCCTTTAGGTTCAAGACTAGTAGTGCTTACTTCTTTTTGGCGAGTAATTCTTCTTTTCTCGCTTTAAGATGTTGTACGTACTTGCTCGTTTCCCCATTCATCTTCTCGACGGCGTCCTTAAGAGCTTGGTCAAGCTCCTGAACGGACATCTTGTTGATCTTTTTGTTCTTTTTTTCGGCAGTCTCTTCAGACATAGGTACCTTCCGATGCGTTCGTAATACCAAAATTTTCAGAATAGGCCGCTTCGACAACCTCTTTTACTTGGAACAATCCGTCTCTGATTCGGTTGCCTCCCGCAAAAATGGGTAGAAGCCGTTTGCAGTCACTACGATACTCCCTGGAATATATGGTTTACTCATTCTTCGCTACTAAACCCGGAATCGGCCCCTTACTGATAAGAATGGGTCTGGCCATCTGCATCTTCCCTCATGGAGCCCAAAAGGCCGTGGGCTGGTTTGAAGGTTCCGGCTTCGAAGTAGCGATGGATTACTTTACGAATACCCTGGGATTTCCTTATTTCATGGGTGTGCTGGCGATCGTATTCGAATTTACCGGTTCGATCTGTATTAGCGTGGGCTTTCTCACTCGTCTTTGGGCTCTAGGAATCGGCATAACATTGAGTGTCGCAGGACTGACCCATATGGATCACGGTTTTTTTATGAATTGGTTCGGAGATAAAGGAGGCGAGGGATTCGAGTATCATATCCTTGCAGCTTCGATGGCCTTTTCCTTAGTCATAAGCGGCGGGGGTTCCTATTCTATCGACAGACCCATTGCGCACCAGCTGCTATAATCGTTTGAAAACGAGTTCGTCTTTTGGACCAAAATTTTTTCAAACCGGAAGCCGTTACCGCAAAAAAACCCGGAAGCGTTTCCGCATCCGGGTCTTACTCCGCTAAAGAACGGGAAAAATCTATATTAGTACCGAATCGTTTCCACCACGGCTTCGTCTAGTATGTAAGATCCTTTTAGGGTTTGGATAATCAGCTTACCTTTTTTCTGAGAAACGACCACTCCGCGGAGTTCACGTCCATCTTTCAAAATGATTTGCTCGATATTCTTATCATACATTTGGCTCAACTCCGCTTCGGTCTTAGCAGACTTGAGATTTCTCGTAGTCTCCATAACTTCTTTGTCTAATGCATTTAGGTTCTTACGCATTTCAGTGTATTCCGGAAGAACTTTCTTACTGCGATCCGTGTCTTCATAATAGGTGGCTTTCTGAACCGTGACAACCACTAACCCGCCGACGTTCAAGACTTTCTGCGCTTCATCGTTTACCAAAGGTGTGACTTCGACGGCTCCGTCAGCAACGTAAACGGAAGATTCTTCGGAATTTGCATCTACTTCAAACGACGTACCACGAACGGCCGCTACGACAGTCGGGGTGTCGACTACGAAGTTTGCATTCTTCTTTTCTTTCTCCACCAAGCTCAAAATTCTACCCGACAGAAGGGAGAGTTTTACTTGAGAAGCTTCCGTCTCACGCATTCCTTTTAACAATAAAGTCGATTTTTCCTTAAGGCGAATGATACTAGAATCGGTGAGTCCTATATCTACCGATCCTCCCGAACCCGTAACGATTCGATCCCCTTCGGTCAAAATATCGCCCAGATGAATCGGAGCTTCTACATCACGAACGACTTTCGCATCCCCTTTTACAAACACCACTGCGGCTTTCAGAATTGCTCCTTCTACGACCGGTGCTTGTGATTTGGAAAATTTGAAATATCCGCCTATACCAATACCAACTAAGAGAACTGCTGCCGCTGCGATCCAAAAGACGCGACGACTCGATTTAGGAAGTTCCACTATATTACTCTTATTTGAGGTTTCCACAACGACTGCCTCCACTTCAAAGCGGGGAGACTTTCCAATCCACGAAGGATCGAAGTCGGGGAGTTTAGAAACGGCACGAGTCCTTTTGAGGAACTCGGCATAGGGTTCGAATTCAGGTGTCATCCCATTCATCCTCTTTCTCCGTTTCTATCTTCAGGTTCCCGCTCTTCGAGCGTTTCTCCCGCTTTCAGTTGGACCAACAAACTGGAGAGAATTTCGTTGCTCGTTTTTTTAGGATCATGCTCTTTTCTGACGAAATTAATCACTTGTGCGAAAATCTAAAAAGACCGTTTCTCAATTTTTTAAGAAGGATTCAGGTTGAAATCCCCTCCGTTTCCCTTCTTGCAATATCGCTTTTTCCGCCCTTTCCAGCA encodes:
- a CDS encoding FecR family protein, with protein sequence MNGMTPEFEPYAEFLKRTRAVSKLPDFDPSWIGKSPRFEVEAVVVETSNKSNIVELPKSSRRVFWIAAAAVLLVGIGIGGYFKFSKSQAPVVEGAILKAAVVFVKGDAKVVRDVEAPIHLGDILTEGDRIVTGSGGSVDIGLTDSSIIRLKEKSTLLLKGMRETEASQVKLSLLSGRILSLVEKEKKNANFVVDTPTVVAAVRGTSFEVDANSEESSVYVADGAVEVTPLVNDEAQKVLNVGGLVVVTVQKATYYEDTDRSKKVLPEYTEMRKNLNALDKEVMETTRNLKSAKTEAELSQMYDKNIEQIILKDGRELRGVVVSQKKGKLIIQTLKGSYILDEAVVETIRY